In Candidatus Zixiibacteriota bacterium, the sequence CTCTGGAAGACGACGATGGACCCGGAGACGCGCACCCTCCTGCAGGTCTCCATGGAAGACGCCACCGAGGCCGATCATGTCTTCACGATGCTGATGGGCGACGAGGTCGAGCCGCGCCGCCGCTTCATCGAGGCGAACGCGAAGTATGTGCGGAATTTGGATGTGTAGACACCATTCTGCCTTTCGTGTGCCATGATCGCCAAGCCGCGCCTGAAGCTCGTCAACAACACTGGGTCGGTCCAAGAGGAGATCGACCGGCAACGAGGCCGGGAGCCGGCCAAGAAGAAACCGGTTGCCCCGCTGGCATCCCCGGTCCTGGCGCTTTCTCACACTCCGATTTACAAGATGCACCGCTACTATGCCCGACGGCCGCACAACGTTTTCGCCAAGTTGATCCAGCATTACACTAGTCCCGGTGACCTCATACTGGACCCCTTCTGCGGCGGTGGAGTCACTGTCGTCGAAGCGTTGAAGTTGCGGCGCCGAGTGATCGGCGTCGACCTAAACCCCTTGGCGACATGGGTTACCAAGATGGAGGTCTCACCGGCGGATCGGGAGGCACTGATTGAGGTATTCGAGCGATGGGCCGAATGGATGGAGAAGGAGATCGGCCCGATGTATGCCGCGCGCTGCGGGCATTGCGGGAAGTCGGGACGTGCAGAATGGTTCGAATGGTCCAATGTCGTGATCTGCCCCGATTGTCATGCACGAATAGTGCTGGGATCGGCAAAGAAGGTGCGCGGCGGTGTGTATGAATGTGGCAAGTGCAAGACGCGGGTCACCGCAGATAAGGCCGAGCGACGGGCAGATCGTATGCTGTCGGTCCTTGTCCATTGTCCGCACTGCGAGCGACGCGAGCTTCGCAATGCCGAGCTGCCTGACACACGCCGGGCGGCGCGGTTTGCGCGTGAGTTCGATGCAATCGTGAAGCAGGAACGGCTGAAGATCCCCGACGATCCGTTTCCGGACGCCAATTCTGTTCGAGAGAACAATCTCTTTGCCAAGGGATTCCTGAAGTTCAGCGACTACTTCACGGCCAGGAATCTGATCGCCAATGCCCGGTTGAAGAAATGGCTGACGGCGACGCGAATGACCGCTGCCGTCCGCGACCACCTTTTCCATGTCTTTTCGGCGTCGCTGCGCTTCACCAACAAGATGGTAATTCGGAGCGAAGCCTGGCGCGGCGACAAGCCGCTTGAATGGGCGGGACACGTGTACTGGCCGGCCTACACATATCTTGAGGCAAGCCCGCTGGAACCGATCCGCAAGCGCTTCAAGGCGCTATTGGCGGGGAAGGAAGAGCAGGAGGAGACAATCGGCGATTTTGCTCGGATCGGAAACGATCGTTCGCGGTTCACCGAGCTTCAAGAGGCGATGACCTGTTGGCTACTGACGCGTTCGTCCCACAAGTTGCCGATTCCGGATCATTCGGTTGACGCCATCATCACCGATCCCCCCTTTGGCGGCAACGTGCAGTATGCGGAGCTCAGCGACTTCTATCTCGTCTGGCTAAAGGAGCAACTGGGATTGAAGGGGATCATCGACACGAAGCACGAGGCGATTGAAACCCGCCACTCGTGTTTTGAGGGTGCGAAGGATCGCACATTCTATGAAGAAATGCTGCACAGGATCTTCACCGAGTGTCGGCGGGTGCTGAAGCCGGACGGCTGGATGGTGATGACATTTCACAATCGTGATATCGGTGTCTGGATGGCGTTGAATCGGGCGGCCATCCGCGCCGGATTCCGGCTCCCGCCTGACGACGTATCCGCGAACCGCGGCATGGTCTACCAGCCGCCGATCGAAAACTACACGCAGACCATTCATCAGAAACGCGCGGGGTCAATGCTCGGTGACTTTATCCTGTCCTTTGAACCCAAGGATGGGACGGCGGCTTTGGGAGAACTGCGCGATACGTTGAGCACCAGCGAGCAAGATGCGCTGATCACAGAGGCGCGAAAGCTGATTGAATTCCACGGCGGTGCGGACGAGACCACATTGATGACAGGGTTGATCCCGTTCCTTTCCCAGCAGGGGCTCTTGGCCCGGCTGGCGAAATTCGATTTTCGAATCCTCTTCAATGCGGAGTTTTCCTTCGTCAAGTCCGAGAAGAAGTGGTACACGCCGTCAATGGTCGACGCCGACGCCAGACCGCTGAAGACGATGGACTATGTGCCGGCTCAGCACCAGACTGAGGTCATCATTCACGAGTATCTCCTTGAGAAGAAGCGTGCCCGGTTGGACGATCTGTTGATCGAGATCTACTCCAGGTTGGTGAATTCACACCGCCCGCAGATGCAGACAATCGAGGCGGTCGTCCAGCGCTGCTGCCGCAAAGTCAAGGTCAAGGGGGAGAAGCGAGACTTCTTCGAGTGGAAACCCCAGGTGCTCCCGCAAATGGAGCGGGAGTTGGCCAAAGCACGACAGGGTCGGCTCTTCGACGCGCCGCAGTTGACCGGGCATACGGACATCATTCGCTTCGTGGCCGATGCCGCTGCGGAGATTGGTTTGGCGGTTCAGATCGGCGAAACAGAACGTAGAAAGGACGAAAGTCTCCGCGCGTTGAGTGTTGCCCTCAAGGGCGTGGATTTGGGTCTGCCGCCGAACGTCTTCCGAATCTTGAAGGAGATCGATCTGCTCATTCTCAGAGAGAACGTGCTGGTTGCGGGTCTCGAGATAGTGATCAGCATGGGGACACTCGCGCATGCAATGGCGCGGTTCCAGAATCTGTTTGTTGCGGCTCCCAATCTCGACATCAAGGCAGTCATCGTGTGTCAGGATCAGGATTACGACCTTGCCCGCCGGCAACTTGATACACCCGCAAATCGCAAGTCCGCACTCTCCCGACGGGTGGCCATATGGCCCATTTCGCGACTTGACCGGAAGTCGCTCCAAGAATTGATTCAACCGACCGCGTAATCCTCATCCAGATCGGCCCCATCGCCAGCGAGGCAGCAGCAACCGCGTCCCCGCCCGGCAGGCATCCCAATCACTGTCGAAGCGCGCCCGCTATGCGGCTTCCTCGGCGCGGGCGCTGCGGATTCTCACCCGCACAGGACGGCGCCGCCGTTGACGTTGAGGATTTCGCCGGTGATGAAGCTGGCCCAGTCGGAGGCGAGAAAGACGATGGCGCCGGCGATTTCTTCGGCTTGGGCGGGACGGCGCATCGGGATTTCGCGCAGGTAGATCGGGGCATCGGGGGAGGCAAGCGCCTCCTGCGACATGTCGGTGGCCACCCAGCCGGGAGCGACACAGTTGACACGGATTCTCTCATTCACCAGTTCGGTCGCCAGCGACTTGGTGAAGGAGATCATCGCGCCCTTTGTCGAGGCATAGTGCGAATGGTAGGCCTCGCCGCGCTGGCCGGCGGTCGAGGAGATGTTGATGATCGAGCCGCCCTGTCGGGCGAGGTGCGGCGTGGCGGCGCGGGTGCAATAGAACATACTCTTGAGATTGATGTCGATCATCTCCGCAAGCTGGTCGGAAGTGATCGTGGCAATCGGCGCTTCCTTCCAGATGCCGGCATTGTTCACCAGCACATCGAGCCGTCCGAAATCGTCGACGACCGCTTTGGTCATGCGGTTCACTGCCGCCTCGTGGGCGACGTCGGCCTGATAGGCGCGGGCGCGGACCGGGTACGATTTCAGCTCCGTCATAAGCGAATCGACCGCGTCCTTGTGTTCATGCCAGTTGAGCGCCAGGTCGGCGCCATGCTCGGCGAAGAGCAGCGCGGCGGCACGGCCGATGCCGCGTGAGGCGCCGGTGATCAGCACGAGGCGGTTGGTGAAGTCAATCTTCATACGTCCCTCATGGATTGTCCCACAAATCGATTGAATCTCCAGTGATTGACCTCAATATACGGGGTCTTGTTGCTGGGGAGCAATTCTGCTTGAACCCCCTCCCCGGCCCTCCCCGTCAACGGGGAGGGGGCAGAGCCCGGTGCGGAGTGTTGCGTCAACGGGGGGAAGGCGACGGGTCCTCCCCCTGTTGACGGGGGGAGTTAGAGGGGGGGCGACAGGATGTCGGACACACCATGATGCGGCTGCGTTGGCTCTACACGATTCTGATTGTTGAGCAGATCATCGCCTCGGGGACCTTCCTGGCGGCGAAGTGGGCGCTGTTGGAGTTCCCACCACTGACGCTGGCTTTTCTGCGCTTCGTGATCGCCGCCGGCGGTCTGTACATCATCCATCGGCTGTGGCCGCAGCGTAAACCCATCGCGCGCCGCGACTGGAAGTCGATCGCGCTTCTCGGATTCCTGGCGGTCGTGGTCAATCAGGCGTTCTTTCTCTACGGCTTGAAGTTCACTTCGCCGACACATGCGGCGTTGCTCTATGGCGCCACGCCGGTGCTGGTCTTCCTCATGGCGATTCCGCTTCTCGGTGAGCGCCCGACGCTGCTCAAGAAGATTGGCGTGCCGGTCACATTCGCCGGTGTCATTGTGGTGATTGCGCAGCGCGGGCTGGAGTGGTCGAGCAAGGCGTGGCTGGGCGATCTGCTCATCCTCGTGGCGGTGGTGGCCTGGGCGCTCTACACCGTGCTGGGCAAGCCGCTCTGCGAGCGGTACGGGGCCGTGCATGTCACGGCAATGTCACTGGTGGCGGGGACCGTCTTCTTCGTGCCGATCGGCCTGTTCACGCTGGGCGGATTCGATGCCGGGTCGATCTCGACGCGCGGCTGGCTGTCGCTTCTGTACATCGCCATTGCGACGTCGGTGATTTGCTACACGATCTGGTTCTGGGCACTGGAACGATTGGAAGCGACGAAGGTCTCGGTGTTCAACAACCTGCAGCCGGTGATCACCGCGCTCTTGTCGTTCTGGCTCTTGGGAGAGAAAATCGGAGGGCAGTTGATTGTCGGGGGTGTGTTGGTTATCATCGGGGTGGTGCTGACGGAGCGGGGGTAGATGGCGCTCGGTCGGGAAGTTGTCATGTGAGGGAAGCGCAAGGGGCGGAAGCCCCTTGTCCGCGTGGTGAAATGTAGGGCGGGCTTCGCCCGCCATCAGGGGGCTGAAAGCCCCCTGTCCGCGATGGTAACGAGATTGAGGTTTGCAGGGTGAGCAAGGGGCGGAAGCCCCTTGTCCTCACAGCATAGAAGTTAGAGCGAATCAAACCGGCAAGGGGTGAGATCATGGACAAGGTCGTGGCGCACATCGATGCAAACAAGAAGCGATACCAGGAGGAACTGTTCGCGCTGTTGCGAATGCCTTCGGTGTCGGCCGATCCGGCGTACAAGGACGGGATTCGTGCCGCCGCCGAATGGACGAAGACAAAGCTCATTTCCATGGGATGCACGGCGCGGCTGGTCGACACCGGCGGCCATCCGCTGGTGTATGGCGAGTGGCTGGGTCAGCCGGGGAAGCCGACGATCCTGTTCTATGGCCACTACGACGTGCAGCCCCCCGATCCGTTGGATCTGTGGACCACGCCGCCTTTTGAGCCGACGATCCGCGACGGCAACGTCCATGCGCGCGGCTCCTCCGACGACAAGGGGCAGTTCCTGGCCAACGTCCTCGGCGTGGAGGCATTCTTCCAGACATCCGGGAAGCCGCCGGTCAATGTGAAGTTCCTGATCGAAGGGGAGGAAGAGGCGTCGGCGACGAATCTGGACAAATTCATCGCCGATAATGTCCCGCTCTTGAAGTGCGATCAGATCATCATCTCCGACACGGCGCAATTTGCGAAGGGGTATCCGGCGATCACCTATGGGCTGCGCGGGATCTGTTACATGGAAGTGTTCCTGCGCGGTCCGAAGATGGACCTGCATTCCGGGCAGTATGGCGGCGGCGTCGCCAATCCCGGCAATGTGCTGGGGCAGATCATCGCGAAGTTGCACGACCCGGCGACCGGCAAGGTCGCCATTCCCGGATTCTATGATGACGTGGTCGAGTTGAAGCCGGCGGAGCGCGCCGAGTTGGCCCGTCTGCCATTCGACGAAGCGAGCTTGAAGGCGCGGCTCGATGTAAAGGAGTTGCCCGGAGAAAAGGGGTTCACCGTCGTCGAGCGGATGTGGGCCCGGCCGACTTGCGATGTCAATGGGATCAAGTCGGGGTATCAGGGCGTCGGCGCCAAGACGATCATCCCGTCGGAGGCCTCGGCGAAGATCTCGATGCGCCTGGTGCCGAACATGAACCCAGTGAAGATCCGCGACCTCTTTGAGAAGTACATTCGGTCGCTGTGTCCGCCTGGGGTGCAGGTGCGGATCGAAAACCACGGCCGCGCCAAGCCGGTGATCGTGCCCAATGATTCTCCTGCCCTGGCCAAGGCGCGCTCGGCGTTGGAGAAGGGATTCGGCGGCAAGTCGGTGCTGATGCGCGAAGGCGGCTCGATCCCCGTGACCGAGACATTCCAGGACAAGCTCGGTGTTGCCGCGCTCTTGGTCGGGTATGGGTTGCCGGATGACAATCTGCATTCGCCGAATGAGAAATTCTCGCTGGACGATTTCCATCGGGGGATCAAGACGGCGGCGTACTTGGTCGATGAGTTCTCGCGGTAGAGAGACAAAGCAGACCCTTCGACTTCGGCCCGTCCGCCAAAGCGGACGGGCCTTCGCTCAGGGTGACAGGAGGGGTCGGACTTCCACCAGGGGATCAAGACGGCGGCGTACCTGATCGACGAGTTCTCGCGGTAGGGGCTCGGCGGGCAGAGCCCGCCCTACGAGCGGGTCACGGCATCAGGAGTCGGTAAACAAGGGGCTTGAGCCCCTTGTTTACCATACGGATGAATACGGCCGTTATCCTCCCCGCCTGATGATGCGAATGACTATGATCATCGAGAAGATCGTTGTTGGTCCCCTGCAGGAGAACTGCTACATCGTCGGCGATGACAAGGCCGGCGAGGGGATCGTCATCGATCCCGGCGATGAGTCGGCGCGGATTGTCTCGACGGTGGAGCGTCTGGGGCTGAAGGTCGGGATGATCCTCAACACGCATGCGCATGTGGATCATATCGCGGCGGCGCAGGCGGTGAAGGAAGCGCTCGGCGCGAAGCTCCATTTGCATCCCGACGAAGCGATGCATCTGCCGGGAATCGTCGAGTATGCGGCGCTGTTCGGGATATCGGAGGCGCGAGTGCCGACGGTCGACGTCGCCCTGCACGACGGTGGCCGGATTCCGCTCGGGGCGCTCCAGATCGACGTCGTGCACACGCCGGGGCATACACCGGGGCATTGCATATTCCGGGTCGGGCAGGACGTGTTCTGCGGTGATCTGATCTTCGCCGGATCGATCGGCCGGACCGATCTGCCGGGAGGAGACTACGAGGCGATCCTGGCATCACTGGAGTCGGCGATCCTGACACTCCCGGATCAGACCTGTCTGCATCCCGGCCACGGTGCATCGACGACCGTGGCGGTGGAGCGGCGATTGAACCCCTTCCTGCGCGGACTCCAACCGCATTGATGAAGTGTATACATTATGGGTCATGGATCGGGTGATGTTTGGATCTGGTGTGAGACAGCGGTCCATCAGCAGATACCCGAAGGAACCCGATCGATGGGCCGGCATACCATATTTGGGGTCGGACCATTCGTATTAGTCAACTAATAGTAGTGATCCCCACCGCATCTCTTATCGGGCGGCAGAGCTTCCGGGATTCACGGGCTTTTTCCGTGCCGGATTTCACTTGGCCCGGGTCTGTGGTTTTTGATAACCTTGCCGGGGGGGTATGTCGGTGTTGGCGATTGACACTCACGCGGAGACGGCGCAAACCGTGGAACATAAATCTCACGTTGATGTTGACCAGACGGGAGCGATAGCGGGCTCGCCTGCCGGGCAGGTGCCGCTTGGGTGATCGCACCCAGTTCGAACGACTGGTCAAAGGCCAGTTGGATTCGCTGTATCGCACGGCATTGCGGATGACGAGAAACGCCGCGGACGCCGAAGATCTCGTGCAAGACACATGCCTGAAAGCCTACCGCTATTTCGATCGTTTCGAGGAAGGGTCCAACCTTCGGGCCTGGTTGTTCAAGATCCTGACCAATCTGTTCATCAACCGCTACCGCAAGGAATCCAAGGCTCCCACGCAGGTGGAGTACGATGAAGCCGGAGAATTCCAGCTTTACAGCCGCATGGTCGACGGCGGGGCGGCGTTGGGGCAGAGCCCCGAGAAGAACCTGTTCGATCGACTCCTGGGTTCGGACATCGAGCAGGCCATCGATGACTTGCCGGAGGACTTTCGTATCGTCGTGGTGATGGCGTTCGTGGAAGGCTTGTCGTACGAGGAGATCGCCGCGGCTCTGGATGTGCCGATGGGAACGGTGAAGTCGCGTCTGTTTCGCGGACGGAAACTGCTGCAGAAGGCGCTCTGGGAACGGGCGCGGCAGGCGGGAGTGGTCGGACCGGCGTAACGGCGACTCGCGTCCGGGAGAAAGTGTATCGAAGTTTGTGACTGGTTTCGCATTGTCATGGACCGGACCGGGCACCGTGGAGAACGGGCGGCTCAAAGAGCGACTACGGGAGTTGCGGTCGGAAACGCGTATTCTCGTGAGAATCGGGAACAAGCCCACGGCGCGGCGGTTGAGTGGCAGGGTGGGTCGAAGCGGGTGAACGGGAGCTGAGTTCCGGGTTCACCATCGCACCGGCAACCGGGTGGAGAGAGGTAGGAACGTGGGCACTCAGGTCGACTGTCGGGCGGCACTGGCCAAGCTCTACGAGTACATCGACGGGGAGTTGGGTGCCTCCGATCGTGAGGCGATCGCCACTCACCTGGACGTGTGCCGTCCCTGCCTGTCGCGTTTCGAGATCGAGCGGCTGTTCCACGAGTTTGTCGTTCGCCGTGCCCCCCGTCCCCAGGCCCGGGCCGAGTTCAAGGAACAGCTTCTGCGGAGGATCGAGCAGGAGGGGAACGCCCCTCCTGTGGCCGGGGCCCCGCCGATCGACGCCCGCCGCGAAGCCGGCGGCTTTTTCCCCCTGATGTGGCGTTTCGCAGTGGCCGCGGCGGTCGTTCTCGGTCTCGGTCTCGGCTCAGGATGGCTGGCCCAGCACTATCGGGGTGGACGCAGCGGTTGGTTCACGTTGGGCGGGTATCATCATGATTTGATCCCGGTGGAGGAAGACGGGCTCGAAACCACGGATTTTGCTGCGGCCAAGCGGTTTCTCGCCGAGCACATGGATCCGGCCGTCGCAGAGAACCTGCCGCCCTACCTGCCTCCGAATCTGATCGTCCGTGCCTCGTGTGTCGTTCCCTGGCAATCGGGCCACATGGCGCACCTGGAATTCACTCTGGTGGGGGGCCAGGCGGGACATGATGAAGAGCTCTCGGTTTTCGTGATTCCGACGGCCTCTCTTCCCGAGAGGATGGGACCCGACGTCCACACGGCGGCCCGATCCTACCAGACCGCCGTGCTGGGATGCTGTCGGGTTGTGTCCTGGCATGACAGCGCCACCTACGATTGCGTGATGGTCGCCGACACGGAAGTCGAGCGGCTCGTCGCAATCGCCGAGGCATGGGAAGCGACTCATGGGCAAGCCGTCGGAGCCGAAACGCCGGCCGCCGCTGGTTGGTCGCTCCGATAGTCGATTCGTGGGCCACGGTCGGTTCGCGTTCTCTTCTTCCCCCACAATCGGTTAGTACTCGGTTTTTGACGGGCGCGGCCAGGCCGTACCCATCCCTCATGGGCTAAGTCGCGGTCACTGGTGGGGGTGGACAGGGGGAGTCCTGGCCCTCGCGATCAACCTTCCGTCTTGGGGCACCACTTTTCGCGTCCGCTTACGTGAAAAAAGACACAAAATCTTGTGGTCGTTCGTCGCAACTTCTACCCGATCTTGTCCCTACTGGCAAACCTTAAAGCCGCTCTTTGTGCACGTGGCCCTAACCGAAGAAACTGTCGCGAGTTGACCGAAAAAATCTTCCTGGACGGCGAAAAAAAGTCTTGCGGCCCCCAGGGGTCGGTCCGATATTGGCGCCCCAAGTTGGGTCCCGTAGACGCGGGACGGGAGGGCGAAGCAATACCAACTTACCGCTAAACCGTTGGGGTCGGCGGTCCGATAACTCGATTGACCCACACCTACAGGGTGTGGGGGTGTTCCCATAAGGTGCGTTGGGAACAATTGACTTGACATCGCGATGGCGCGGTGCTTTCTGTTGGCGTCACTCATGGACACCCGATGTACGGGTTGAGATGATAATGAGTGTTGGGGGATTGTTGCGGGCAGACGAGTGCAGGCAGAGACATCATGGAACGATGGTCTGGTCTCGTCCCTGACAGACAATCCGGTGAGGGTCGGTTCAGTCGTTGTGGCGACCGGGAGAGCATAAGACCTGCGAGCCATGGAGGGTCCAAGCAGTTTGATCAGGCGCAACGGGCGGTGCGGAGGCAACAGGGTGGTTGCCTTGGGCAGAGATGGTCGTGCCGCCGCGCGTCGTATCCGTTGGGGATGACGTGACAAGACCCAGACTTGCGGCCGGTGCGGCGGTCGCGGGTCCGGAGTGCGCCGGATACCAGATTTAGAAATCGCTCGCAAAAAGGGGGGGTCATGCAGAGTTCCACGGCGACAAGCTGGTTGCCTTTTTTTGCTTTTCATAGACGTGAGAGAATGAGAGAAGAGCTTATTTCGTTTCCGGGAGGAGGAACACAAGACATCATGTACCGAAACAACGGAAGTGCGCGATCGTCCTGCGGGACAGGCGGGGCGGGTTATCCTCAGGAAGGGGGAGCGCGAATGAAACCCTGGAGAATGGGCGCATGGCTGCTGGCGGCCCTGTTCGTCGTGGGCGCAGCGGCGGCACCGGTGTGGGCGGCCGTCCCGACAGCAGTTCCGGACGGGCAGACGTTGGCCGAGGACGCCAAGTCGGTGGTGATCAATGTCCTAGCAAACGACACATACGACAGTTTGCCGCCGGTTGTGGTGATTA encodes:
- a CDS encoding SDR family NAD(P)-dependent oxidoreductase: MKIDFTNRLVLITGASRGIGRAAALLFAEHGADLALNWHEHKDAVDSLMTELKSYPVRARAYQADVAHEAAVNRMTKAVVDDFGRLDVLVNNAGIWKEAPIATITSDQLAEMIDINLKSMFYCTRAATPHLARQGGSIINISSTAGQRGEAYHSHYASTKGAMISFTKSLATELVNERIRVNCVAPGWVATDMSQEALASPDAPIYLREIPMRRPAQAEEIAGAIVFLASDWASFITGEILNVNGGAVLCG
- a CDS encoding DMT family transporter, which gives rise to MMRLRWLYTILIVEQIIASGTFLAAKWALLEFPPLTLAFLRFVIAAGGLYIIHRLWPQRKPIARRDWKSIALLGFLAVVVNQAFFLYGLKFTSPTHAALLYGATPVLVFLMAIPLLGERPTLLKKIGVPVTFAGVIVVIAQRGLEWSSKAWLGDLLILVAVVAWALYTVLGKPLCERYGAVHVTAMSLVAGTVFFVPIGLFTLGGFDAGSISTRGWLSLLYIAIATSVICYTIWFWALERLEATKVSVFNNLQPVITALLSFWLLGEKIGGQLIVGGVLVIIGVVLTERG
- a CDS encoding zf-HC2 domain-containing protein; its protein translation is MGTQVDCRAALAKLYEYIDGELGASDREAIATHLDVCRPCLSRFEIERLFHEFVVRRAPRPQARAEFKEQLLRRIEQEGNAPPVAGAPPIDARREAGGFFPLMWRFAVAAAVVLGLGLGSGWLAQHYRGGRSGWFTLGGYHHDLIPVEEDGLETTDFAAAKRFLAEHMDPAVAENLPPYLPPNLIVRASCVVPWQSGHMAHLEFTLVGGQAGHDEELSVFVIPTASLPERMGPDVHTAARSYQTAVLGCCRVVSWHDSATYDCVMVADTEVERLVAIAEAWEATHGQAVGAETPAAAGWSLR
- a CDS encoding dipeptidase: MDKVVAHIDANKKRYQEELFALLRMPSVSADPAYKDGIRAAAEWTKTKLISMGCTARLVDTGGHPLVYGEWLGQPGKPTILFYGHYDVQPPDPLDLWTTPPFEPTIRDGNVHARGSSDDKGQFLANVLGVEAFFQTSGKPPVNVKFLIEGEEEASATNLDKFIADNVPLLKCDQIIISDTAQFAKGYPAITYGLRGICYMEVFLRGPKMDLHSGQYGGGVANPGNVLGQIIAKLHDPATGKVAIPGFYDDVVELKPAERAELARLPFDEASLKARLDVKELPGEKGFTVVERMWARPTCDVNGIKSGYQGVGAKTIIPSEASAKISMRLVPNMNPVKIRDLFEKYIRSLCPPGVQVRIENHGRAKPVIVPNDSPALAKARSALEKGFGGKSVLMREGGSIPVTETFQDKLGVAALLVGYGLPDDNLHSPNEKFSLDDFHRGIKTAAYLVDEFSR
- a CDS encoding sigma-70 family RNA polymerase sigma factor; this translates as MGDRTQFERLVKGQLDSLYRTALRMTRNAADAEDLVQDTCLKAYRYFDRFEEGSNLRAWLFKILTNLFINRYRKESKAPTQVEYDEAGEFQLYSRMVDGGAALGQSPEKNLFDRLLGSDIEQAIDDLPEDFRIVVVMAFVEGLSYEEIAAALDVPMGTVKSRLFRGRKLLQKALWERARQAGVVGPA
- a CDS encoding DNA methyltransferase is translated as MIAKPRLKLVNNTGSVQEEIDRQRGREPAKKKPVAPLASPVLALSHTPIYKMHRYYARRPHNVFAKLIQHYTSPGDLILDPFCGGGVTVVEALKLRRRVIGVDLNPLATWVTKMEVSPADREALIEVFERWAEWMEKEIGPMYAARCGHCGKSGRAEWFEWSNVVICPDCHARIVLGSAKKVRGGVYECGKCKTRVTADKAERRADRMLSVLVHCPHCERRELRNAELPDTRRAARFAREFDAIVKQERLKIPDDPFPDANSVRENNLFAKGFLKFSDYFTARNLIANARLKKWLTATRMTAAVRDHLFHVFSASLRFTNKMVIRSEAWRGDKPLEWAGHVYWPAYTYLEASPLEPIRKRFKALLAGKEEQEETIGDFARIGNDRSRFTELQEAMTCWLLTRSSHKLPIPDHSVDAIITDPPFGGNVQYAELSDFYLVWLKEQLGLKGIIDTKHEAIETRHSCFEGAKDRTFYEEMLHRIFTECRRVLKPDGWMVMTFHNRDIGVWMALNRAAIRAGFRLPPDDVSANRGMVYQPPIENYTQTIHQKRAGSMLGDFILSFEPKDGTAALGELRDTLSTSEQDALITEARKLIEFHGGADETTLMTGLIPFLSQQGLLARLAKFDFRILFNAEFSFVKSEKKWYTPSMVDADARPLKTMDYVPAQHQTEVIIHEYLLEKKRARLDDLLIEIYSRLVNSHRPQMQTIEAVVQRCCRKVKVKGEKRDFFEWKPQVLPQMERELAKARQGRLFDAPQLTGHTDIIRFVADAAAEIGLAVQIGETERRKDESLRALSVALKGVDLGLPPNVFRILKEIDLLILRENVLVAGLEIVISMGTLAHAMARFQNLFVAAPNLDIKAVIVCQDQDYDLARRQLDTPANRKSALSRRVAIWPISRLDRKSLQELIQPTA
- a CDS encoding MBL fold metallo-hydrolase — protein: MTMIIEKIVVGPLQENCYIVGDDKAGEGIVIDPGDESARIVSTVERLGLKVGMILNTHAHVDHIAAAQAVKEALGAKLHLHPDEAMHLPGIVEYAALFGISEARVPTVDVALHDGGRIPLGALQIDVVHTPGHTPGHCIFRVGQDVFCGDLIFAGSIGRTDLPGGDYEAILASLESAILTLPDQTCLHPGHGASTTVAVERRLNPFLRGLQPH